From Micromonospora rhizosphaerae, the proteins below share one genomic window:
- the pheS gene encoding phenylalanine--tRNA ligase subunit alpha, producing the protein MSYRNDPYDPKQVALLDPAALAEAVAAAEKAFAAAADPDALTALRPVHLGDRAPVSLARREIGALPPAAKADAGKRVNEARRAIETAYAARQETLQRERAERMLVEERVDVTLPYDRYPRGARHPVSILMEQISDFFVGMGYEVAEGPEVELEWTNFDALNIPADHPARGLMDTFHIAPPPGAEESGLVLRTHTSPVQARTMLTRKPPIYVIVPGRVYRTDELDATHAPVFHQVEGLVVDKGITMAHLRGTLDHFARAMFGPEAKTRWRPHYFPFTEPSAEFDVWFPEHRRGPQWVEWGGCGMVNPRVLRACGIDPEVYSGFAFGMGIDRTVMFRHGVGDMRDMVEGDVRFTRAFSAEA; encoded by the coding sequence ATGAGCTACCGCAACGATCCGTACGACCCGAAGCAGGTCGCCCTGCTCGACCCGGCCGCCCTGGCCGAGGCCGTGGCCGCCGCCGAGAAGGCGTTCGCCGCCGCCGCCGATCCGGACGCGCTGACCGCGCTGCGCCCCGTGCACCTCGGTGACCGGGCCCCGGTCTCGCTGGCCCGCCGGGAGATCGGCGCGCTGCCGCCGGCCGCGAAGGCCGACGCCGGCAAGCGGGTCAACGAGGCCCGCCGGGCCATCGAGACCGCGTACGCCGCCCGGCAGGAGACCCTGCAGCGCGAGCGGGCCGAGCGGATGCTGGTCGAGGAGCGGGTGGACGTGACCCTGCCGTACGACCGGTACCCGCGCGGCGCCCGGCACCCGGTCAGCATCCTGATGGAGCAGATCAGCGACTTCTTCGTCGGGATGGGCTACGAGGTGGCCGAGGGGCCCGAGGTCGAGCTGGAGTGGACCAACTTCGACGCGCTGAACATCCCCGCCGACCACCCGGCCCGCGGCCTGATGGACACCTTCCACATCGCACCGCCGCCGGGCGCCGAGGAGTCCGGCCTCGTGCTGCGCACGCACACCTCGCCGGTGCAGGCGCGCACCATGCTGACCCGCAAGCCGCCGATCTACGTCATCGTGCCCGGCCGGGTCTACCGCACCGACGAACTCGACGCCACCCACGCCCCGGTCTTCCACCAGGTGGAGGGGCTGGTGGTGGACAAGGGCATCACCATGGCGCACCTGCGCGGCACCCTGGACCACTTCGCCCGGGCGATGTTCGGGCCGGAGGCGAAGACCCGGTGGCGGCCGCACTACTTCCCGTTCACCGAGCCGTCGGCCGAGTTCGACGTCTGGTTCCCGGAGCACCGCAGGGGACCGCAGTGGGTCGAGTGGGGCGGCTGCGGCATGGTCAACCCGCGGGTGCTGCGGGCCTGCGGCATCGACCCGGAGGTCTACTCCGGATTCGCCTTCGGCATGGGCATCGACCGGACGGTGATGTTCCGGCACGGGGTCGGCGACATGCGGGACATGGTCGAGGGGGACGTGCGGTTCACCCGCGCGTTCAGTGCCGAGGCGTAG
- the pheT gene encoding phenylalanine--tRNA ligase subunit beta, which translates to MRVSVSWLREYVDIPADLPTGDLEQALVDLGIEVESIVDLRETVTGQLVVGEVREIEELTGFKKPIRFCRVDVGDANGTGEPQEIVCGARNFAPGDRVVVILPGGVLPGGFAIGARKTYGRTSNGMICSAQELGLGDDHSGIIVLPEDTPAKPGDDARPVVGLDDVVVEMEITPDRGYALSVRGIARELSHALGVPYRDPALVPAPGPTERPAYPVEVRDPVGCDRFAARMVRDIDPAAPTPGWMSHRLAVAGIRSISLPVDITNYLMLELGQPMHAFDADRISGPLVVRRAEPAEKLTTLDGVTRTLATDDMVICDDTGPISLAAVMGGETSEVVASTTNVLFEAAHWDPAMVGRTARRHKLFSEAAKRWERGVDPNLPLVALERAVRLLTEHGGGTVGEEVLDINHVRPMRPVTMPADLPSRRVGVAYSPERVVALLEQVGCTVVRGADRLGEDPGEVGVAAGTGDVLTVTPPSWRPDLTDPADLVEEVVRLDGYDRVPSVLPVAPAGRGLTWRQRRRRAVAWSLAERGYVEVLAQPFVSAELADLLGLPADDPRRQAVRVANPLSEEEPLLRTTVLGPLLGILKRNVGRGLRDLALYEIGTVFHPRPGAGTPPAMGVDRRPSDAEFAAADAVVPDQPRHVAAVLAGDIEPAGWWGPGRAAGWADAVEAGRTVLAAADIPADRITVRAAEYAPWHPGRCAELLVDGTVVGHAGELHPTVVAALELPRRTCAMELNLDALPAAPMVTVPAISTFPPALIDVALVVDDSVPAAEVQRALAEGAGELLEGVRLFDVYTSEQLGTGRKSLAYKLTFRAPDRTLTVEEAVAARDAAVAEAARRFGATLRGA; encoded by the coding sequence ATGCGAGTTTCTGTCAGTTGGCTGCGGGAGTACGTCGACATCCCCGCCGACCTGCCCACCGGCGACCTCGAGCAGGCGCTGGTCGACCTCGGCATCGAGGTCGAGTCGATCGTGGACCTGCGGGAGACCGTCACCGGTCAGCTGGTGGTCGGCGAGGTTCGCGAGATCGAGGAACTCACCGGCTTCAAGAAGCCGATCCGGTTCTGCCGGGTCGACGTCGGCGACGCGAACGGCACCGGCGAGCCGCAGGAGATCGTCTGCGGGGCGCGCAACTTCGCCCCCGGCGACCGGGTGGTGGTGATCCTCCCCGGCGGCGTGCTGCCCGGCGGCTTCGCCATCGGCGCGCGCAAGACGTACGGGCGCACCTCCAACGGCATGATCTGCTCGGCGCAGGAGCTGGGCCTGGGCGACGACCACTCGGGCATCATCGTGCTGCCCGAGGACACCCCGGCCAAGCCCGGTGACGACGCCCGCCCGGTGGTCGGCCTCGACGACGTCGTGGTCGAGATGGAGATCACCCCGGACCGCGGGTACGCGCTCAGCGTGCGCGGCATCGCCCGCGAGCTGTCGCACGCCCTCGGCGTGCCGTACCGCGACCCGGCCCTGGTGCCCGCGCCCGGCCCGACCGAGCGGCCGGCGTACCCGGTCGAGGTGCGGGACCCGGTCGGCTGCGACCGGTTCGCCGCCCGGATGGTCCGCGACATCGACCCGGCCGCGCCGACCCCGGGCTGGATGTCGCACCGGCTCGCCGTGGCCGGCATCCGCAGCATCTCGCTGCCGGTCGACATCACCAACTACCTGATGCTCGAACTCGGCCAGCCGATGCACGCCTTCGACGCCGACCGGATCAGCGGCCCGCTGGTGGTCCGCCGGGCCGAGCCGGCGGAGAAGCTGACCACGCTGGACGGGGTCACCCGCACCCTCGCCACCGACGACATGGTCATCTGCGACGACACCGGGCCGATCTCGCTTGCCGCGGTCATGGGCGGCGAGACCAGCGAGGTCGTCGCCTCCACCACGAACGTGCTCTTCGAGGCCGCGCACTGGGACCCGGCGATGGTCGGCCGGACCGCCCGCCGGCACAAGCTGTTCAGCGAGGCGGCGAAGCGCTGGGAGCGGGGCGTCGACCCGAACCTGCCGCTGGTCGCCCTGGAGCGGGCGGTACGGCTGCTCACCGAGCATGGCGGCGGCACGGTCGGCGAGGAGGTCCTCGACATCAACCACGTCCGGCCGATGCGTCCGGTGACCATGCCGGCGGACCTGCCGTCCCGGCGGGTCGGGGTGGCGTACTCCCCGGAGCGGGTGGTCGCCCTGCTGGAGCAGGTCGGCTGCACGGTCGTCCGGGGCGCCGACCGGCTGGGTGAGGATCCGGGCGAGGTCGGGGTGGCCGCGGGCACGGGTGACGTGCTCACCGTGACCCCGCCGAGCTGGCGGCCGGACCTGACCGACCCGGCCGACCTGGTCGAGGAGGTGGTCCGCCTCGACGGGTACGACCGGGTCCCGTCGGTGCTGCCGGTCGCGCCCGCCGGCCGCGGCCTGACCTGGCGGCAGCGGCGGCGCCGGGCGGTGGCCTGGTCGCTCGCCGAGCGCGGGTACGTCGAGGTGCTCGCCCAGCCGTTCGTCTCCGCCGAGCTGGCCGACCTGCTCGGCCTGCCCGCCGACGACCCGCGTCGGCAGGCGGTCCGGGTGGCCAACCCGCTGTCGGAGGAGGAGCCGCTGCTGCGCACCACGGTGCTCGGCCCGCTGCTCGGCATCCTCAAGCGGAACGTGGGCCGGGGCCTGCGGGACCTCGCGCTCTACGAGATCGGGACGGTGTTCCACCCGCGTCCGGGCGCCGGCACCCCGCCGGCCATGGGCGTGGACCGTCGGCCCAGCGACGCCGAGTTCGCCGCCGCCGACGCGGTGGTGCCGGACCAGCCGCGGCACGTCGCCGCGGTGCTCGCCGGCGACATCGAGCCGGCCGGCTGGTGGGGTCCGGGTCGCGCGGCCGGCTGGGCGGACGCGGTCGAGGCCGGCCGCACGGTGCTCGCCGCCGCCGACATCCCGGCCGACCGGATCACCGTCCGGGCCGCCGAGTACGCCCCCTGGCACCCCGGCCGCTGCGCGGAGCTGCTGGTCGACGGCACCGTGGTCGGGCACGCCGGTGAGCTGCATCCGACGGTGGTGGCCGCGCTGGAGCTGCCGCGCCGCACCTGCGCCATGGAGCTGAACCTGGACGCGCTGCCCGCCGCGCCGATGGTCACCGTGCCGGCGATCTCCACCTTCCCGCCCGCGCTGATTGACGTGGCGCTGGTGGTGGACGATTCGGTCCCCGCCGCCGAGGTGCAGCGCGCGCTCGCCGAGGGGGCCGGTGAGCTGCTGGAGGGCGTCCGGCTCTTCGACGTGTACACCTCCGAGCAGCTCGGCACGGGCCGCAAGTCGCTGGCGTACAAGCTGACGTTCCGGGCCCCGGACCGGACGCTGACCGTCGAGGAGGCGGTGGCCGCCCGCGACGCGGCGGTCGCCGAGGCGGCCCGCCGCTTCGGCGCCACCCTCCGCGGGGCGTAG
- a CDS encoding glycogen debranching N-terminal domain-containing protein, producing MKEKLVRQLDGNTFVLSERSGDIDASPTIPTGLFSFDTRFLSKWILSVDGQRLSPLTVDDIEYFETRFFLIPGTPTPFVETSISVIRERAIAGSFHERLTVVNHEAAPIDVQVRLEVGSDFADLFEIKDVRHKKGTRYTRVENGCLRLGYQRKTFRRETLVSTTVPARVDELGLTYDVRIGPQGHWMTELHVRTLGVDGRDLRETLQGRPGRVRKEMRGDLDRWLTDAPRLTCDSATLTRTYRRSLIDLAALRFAPLTGGGRSLPAAGLPWFMAIFGRDSIFTSLQALPFAPDLAATTLRLLALTQGVVLDDFRDQEPGKIMHELRYGETAGFKEQPHSPYYGTADATPLFVILLDEYERWTGDVAAVRYFERAARSALHWIDEYADIMSNGYIWYRRRNEHTGLENQCWKDSWDAISYRDGRLPARPRATCELQGYAYDAKLRGARLAREFWNDPAYADRLEREAAELKERFNRDFWVADGEYYALALDPDGRQVDALSSNIGHLLWSGIVPESRAKKIAEHLLGPRLFSGWGVRTLATGQGRYNPIGYHVGTVWPFDNSFIAWGLRRYGFAEEAARIAEGIIDAAEYFDGRLPEAFGGYERELTRYPVQYPTACSPQAWSTGTPLLLLRTMLGMEPRGEYLVTRPAVPTKIGRIELLRIPGRWGRADAFGRGRLG from the coding sequence ATGAAGGAGAAGCTCGTCCGGCAACTGGACGGCAACACCTTCGTGCTCAGCGAGAGGAGCGGCGACATCGACGCTTCTCCCACCATCCCCACCGGGCTCTTCTCGTTCGACACCCGGTTCCTGTCGAAATGGATCCTGAGCGTCGACGGCCAGCGCCTCAGCCCCCTCACCGTCGACGACATCGAATACTTCGAAACCCGGTTCTTTCTCATCCCCGGCACTCCCACCCCCTTCGTCGAAACCAGCATTTCGGTCATCCGCGAACGGGCGATCGCCGGCAGCTTCCACGAACGCCTGACGGTGGTCAACCACGAAGCGGCGCCGATCGACGTGCAGGTCCGACTCGAGGTCGGCAGCGACTTCGCCGACCTGTTCGAGATCAAGGACGTGCGGCACAAGAAGGGCACGCGTTACACCCGGGTCGAGAACGGGTGCCTGCGTCTCGGCTACCAGCGGAAGACGTTCCGGCGGGAGACCCTCGTCTCCACCACCGTCCCGGCCCGGGTCGACGAGCTCGGGCTGACGTACGACGTCCGGATCGGGCCACAGGGCCATTGGATGACCGAACTGCACGTGCGGACACTGGGCGTGGACGGGCGTGATCTCCGGGAGACCCTCCAGGGCAGGCCCGGCCGGGTCCGGAAGGAGATGCGTGGCGATCTGGACCGGTGGCTCACCGACGCGCCCCGTCTCACCTGCGACTCGGCGACTCTGACCAGGACGTACCGGCGCAGCCTGATCGACCTCGCCGCGCTGCGGTTCGCGCCGCTGACCGGCGGCGGACGAAGCCTGCCCGCAGCCGGCCTGCCGTGGTTCATGGCTATCTTCGGTCGGGACAGCATCTTCACCAGCCTGCAGGCGCTGCCGTTCGCACCGGACCTCGCCGCGACGACGCTGCGCCTGCTGGCGCTCACCCAGGGCGTCGTGCTCGACGACTTCCGGGACCAGGAACCCGGCAAGATCATGCACGAGTTGCGGTACGGGGAGACGGCCGGGTTCAAGGAGCAGCCGCACTCGCCGTACTACGGCACCGCCGACGCGACGCCCCTGTTCGTGATCCTGCTCGACGAGTACGAGCGCTGGACCGGGGATGTCGCGGCGGTGCGCTATTTCGAGCGCGCCGCGCGGTCCGCCCTGCACTGGATCGACGAGTACGCCGACATCATGAGCAACGGCTACATCTGGTACCGGCGCCGCAATGAGCACACCGGTCTGGAGAACCAGTGCTGGAAGGACTCCTGGGATGCCATCTCCTACCGGGACGGGCGGCTGCCCGCCCGGCCCCGCGCGACGTGTGAGCTGCAGGGTTACGCGTACGACGCCAAGCTGCGTGGGGCGCGCCTGGCGCGTGAGTTCTGGAACGATCCCGCGTACGCCGACCGGCTGGAACGGGAGGCCGCCGAGCTCAAGGAGCGGTTCAACCGGGACTTCTGGGTGGCGGACGGCGAATACTACGCGCTCGCCCTCGACCCCGACGGCCGGCAGGTCGACGCGCTCTCCTCGAACATCGGCCACCTGTTGTGGAGCGGCATCGTGCCGGAGTCCCGCGCGAAGAAGATCGCCGAGCACCTGCTCGGCCCACGACTCTTCTCCGGCTGGGGCGTACGGACCCTCGCCACCGGGCAGGGGCGGTACAACCCGATCGGCTACCACGTCGGCACCGTCTGGCCCTTCGACAACTCGTTCATCGCCTGGGGGCTGCGCCGCTACGGCTTCGCCGAGGAGGCTGCCCGCATCGCCGAGGGGATCATCGACGCCGCCGAGTACTTCGACGGCCGGCTGCCGGAGGCCTTCGGGGGATATGAGCGCGAGCTGACCCGGTATCCCGTGCAGTATCCGACCGCATGCAGCCCGCAGGCGTGGTCCACCGGAACTCCCCTGCTGCTGCTGCGGACCATGCTCGGCATGGAGCCGCGCGGCGAGTACCTGGTGACCAGACCAGCGGTGCCGACGAAGATCGGCCGGATCGAACTGCTGCGCATCCCCGGGCGGTGGGGCCGGGCCGACGCATTCGGGCGCGGGCGCCTCGGCTGA
- a CDS encoding SCP2 sterol-binding domain-containing protein — MSDPTAEFFARLGRRGHEPLLEEVTGTIRFDLAHEHGIDRWFLEISQGDLRVSREEREVDCVIRTSRDLFDRLAKGQEDQYAAWVRNEIRAEGEARLAYLLQRVLPGPPGAHHPRAFAPERRGPA, encoded by the coding sequence ATGTCCGATCCTACGGCCGAGTTCTTCGCCCGACTCGGCCGTCGCGGCCACGAACCCCTGCTCGAGGAGGTAACCGGCACCATCCGCTTCGACCTGGCGCACGAGCACGGAATCGACCGGTGGTTCCTGGAGATCAGTCAGGGCGATCTACGCGTCTCGCGGGAGGAACGCGAGGTCGACTGCGTCATTCGCACCAGCCGGGACCTTTTCGACCGCCTCGCCAAGGGACAGGAGGACCAGTACGCGGCGTGGGTGCGGAATGAGATAAGAGCTGAGGGCGAGGCGCGCCTGGCCTACCTCCTCCAGCGGGTCCTGCCGGGACCGCCCGGCGCGCACCACCCGCGCGCATTCGCCCCCGAGCGGAGAGGGCCGGCATGA
- a CDS encoding glycogen debranching N-terminal domain-containing protein gives MASDLIRILDGNIFVLSEDNGDIEAAPSVPVGYFSFDTRFLSRWRLSVNGERLHALAIDDPQYFSVRFFLVPGEPTHYVDAKVSVIRERSVAGSFEERLTILNHHQEPAEFTVRVDAGSDFSPRGTVRERREPVGRIYQRVEDRRLRLGYVRERFWRETLISTTEPAQIDEGGFTYHIRVGPHERWTTTLHVQGLVLRPDGEDVREHLDRRRRRTGPQLERDLHRWLAAAPKLTCDWEAMATTYQRSLVDLAALRFSPLTLPDEAMPAGGLPWAIALIGRDSIFTSLQSLPFVPDLAGATLRMLGIDQGAVLDDFRDEEPGKILREFRYGERTAFEEMPQSPYYGAADLTPLYVILLDEYERWTGNVALVREFEEEARAALHWIDEYGDVMGNGYVWYQRRNERSGLVNQCWKESRNSISFRDGRLPGLPRATCELQGYAYDAKIRGARLARQFWNDPAYADRLEREAAELKERFNRDFWVADGEYYALALDPDGNQVDALSSNIGHLLWSGIVPESRAKKVAEHLLGPRLFSGWGVRTLAMGEGRYNPLGYHVGTVWPFDNSLIAWGLRRYGLTEEAGRIAEGIIDVARYFQGRLPEAFGGYHRELTRHPVPYPAANSPQAWSTGAPLLLLRAMLGLEPYGDDLVVAPALPARFGRVELLDIPGRWGRMDAVAPARHDARQPR, from the coding sequence ATGGCATCGGACCTGATCCGAATCCTCGACGGCAACATCTTCGTGTTGAGTGAGGACAACGGCGACATCGAAGCCGCGCCGTCGGTGCCGGTCGGGTACTTCTCGTTCGATACCCGGTTCCTCTCCCGCTGGCGACTGAGTGTCAACGGGGAGCGGCTGCACGCGCTGGCCATCGACGATCCGCAGTACTTCAGCGTCCGTTTCTTCCTGGTGCCCGGCGAGCCGACCCACTACGTGGACGCCAAGGTGTCCGTGATCCGGGAACGGTCGGTGGCGGGCAGCTTCGAGGAGCGGCTGACCATCCTCAACCACCACCAGGAGCCCGCCGAATTCACCGTACGCGTGGATGCGGGCAGCGACTTCTCCCCGCGTGGCACCGTTCGAGAGCGACGCGAGCCGGTCGGCCGGATCTATCAGCGTGTCGAGGACCGGCGCCTGCGCCTCGGCTACGTGCGGGAGAGGTTCTGGCGCGAGACGCTCATCTCGACCACCGAGCCGGCCCAGATTGACGAGGGCGGGTTCACGTATCACATCCGAGTCGGGCCGCACGAACGATGGACCACGACGCTGCACGTCCAAGGGCTGGTGTTGCGCCCGGACGGGGAGGACGTCCGGGAGCACCTGGACCGCCGCCGCAGGCGCACCGGGCCGCAGCTCGAGCGCGACCTCCACCGGTGGCTGGCGGCGGCGCCGAAGCTGACGTGCGACTGGGAGGCGATGGCGACGACGTACCAACGCAGCCTCGTCGATCTCGCCGCGCTGCGGTTTTCGCCGCTGACGCTCCCCGACGAGGCGATGCCGGCCGGGGGCCTGCCCTGGGCCATCGCCCTCATCGGCCGGGACAGCATTTTCACCAGCCTGCAGTCGCTACCGTTCGTACCGGATCTCGCCGGCGCGACGTTGCGCATGCTCGGGATCGACCAGGGCGCGGTGCTGGACGATTTCCGCGACGAGGAACCCGGGAAGATCCTGCGCGAGTTTCGCTACGGCGAACGGACCGCGTTCGAGGAGATGCCGCAGTCCCCGTACTACGGCGCGGCAGACCTCACCCCGCTCTACGTGATCCTGCTGGACGAGTACGAACGCTGGACCGGGAACGTCGCCCTGGTACGGGAGTTCGAGGAGGAGGCACGGGCGGCGCTGCACTGGATCGACGAGTACGGCGACGTCATGGGCAACGGGTACGTCTGGTACCAGCGCCGTAACGAGCGGAGCGGGCTGGTGAACCAGTGCTGGAAGGAATCGCGGAACTCGATCTCCTTCCGGGACGGGCGGCTGCCTGGGCTGCCCCGGGCCACCTGTGAGCTGCAGGGCTACGCGTACGACGCGAAGATCCGTGGCGCTCGGCTGGCCCGACAGTTCTGGAACGACCCGGCGTACGCCGACCGGCTGGAACGGGAGGCCGCAGAGCTCAAGGAACGGTTCAACCGGGACTTCTGGGTGGCGGACGGCGAATACTACGCGCTCGCCCTCGACCCGGACGGGAACCAGGTCGACGCGCTCTCGTCCAACATCGGCCACCTGCTGTGGAGCGGCATCGTGCCGGAGTCCCGCGCGAAGAAGGTTGCCGAGCACCTGCTCGGCCCACGACTCTTCTCGGGCTGGGGCGTGCGCACGCTGGCCATGGGGGAGGGGCGGTACAACCCGCTCGGGTACCACGTCGGCACCGTCTGGCCCTTCGACAACTCCCTCATTGCCTGGGGACTTCGTCGCTACGGCTTGACGGAGGAGGCCGGGCGGATCGCCGAGGGCATCATCGACGTGGCCCGGTACTTCCAGGGCCGACTGCCGGAGGCCTTCGGCGGTTACCACCGGGAGTTGACGCGACACCCCGTCCCGTACCCCGCCGCGAACAGTCCGCAGGCGTGGTCCACCGGGGCGCCCCTGCTGCTGCTGCGGGCCATGCTCGGCCTGGAGCCGTACGGGGACGACCTGGTCGTGGCGCCGGCGTTGCCCGCGCGGTTCGGGCGGGTCGAACTGCTGGACATCCCCGGGCGCTGGGGGCGGATGGACGCCGTCGCCCCCGCACGTCACGACGCACGGCAGCCCCGTTGA
- a CDS encoding MFS transporter, translating to MASPPAASRTASAPGSFLKVVGSSLVGTTIEWYDFFLYGSAAALVFNKLFFPGFEPLVGTLLAFATYAVGFVARPLGGLVFGHFGDKVGRKKMLVLSLLIMGIATFAVGLLPTYSAVGLLAPILLVIFRLLQGFAVGGEWGGAILIVAEHGGAKRRGFWSSWPQAGVPAGNLLAVGVLFLFAATLSDAAFEAWGWRVPFLLSAVLVVVGLYIRVSVSESPVFQRAQAEMQRSRVRRKAPVLQVLTRYRREVLVAMGARFAENVAYYLFTVFVLTYVTRQVGLPRSTALNAVLIASAVQLVAIPLLGALSDRIGRRPLYLAGAVGVGLWGFAFFALIDTGSFAAITLAVTGGLVLHAMMYAPQAAYFAELFGTSVRYSGASIGYQLASVIAGSLAPIIAVALLARYGSGTPISIYLAGSAIVTIVAVLLSRETRQRELSADIGVDRVGARGAGA from the coding sequence ATGGCATCTCCGCCCGCCGCGAGCCGGACTGCGTCCGCCCCGGGATCCTTCCTCAAGGTGGTGGGGTCGAGCCTGGTCGGCACCACGATCGAGTGGTACGACTTCTTTCTCTACGGCTCGGCCGCCGCGCTGGTGTTCAACAAGCTCTTCTTCCCCGGGTTCGAGCCGCTGGTCGGCACGCTCCTCGCCTTCGCCACCTACGCCGTCGGATTCGTGGCACGGCCGCTCGGTGGGCTGGTGTTCGGCCACTTCGGCGACAAGGTCGGACGCAAGAAGATGCTCGTGCTCAGCCTGCTGATCATGGGAATAGCGACGTTTGCGGTCGGCCTCCTGCCGACCTACTCGGCGGTGGGCCTCCTGGCGCCGATACTGCTCGTCATCTTCCGCCTGTTGCAGGGGTTCGCCGTCGGCGGAGAGTGGGGAGGCGCCATTCTCATCGTCGCCGAGCACGGCGGCGCCAAGCGGCGTGGCTTCTGGTCGAGTTGGCCGCAGGCGGGAGTGCCGGCCGGCAACCTGCTTGCGGTGGGCGTCCTCTTCCTCTTCGCCGCCACCTTGAGCGACGCGGCGTTCGAGGCCTGGGGTTGGCGCGTACCGTTCCTGCTGAGCGCCGTGCTCGTCGTCGTCGGGCTCTACATCCGCGTGTCGGTCAGTGAGTCGCCGGTCTTCCAGCGGGCGCAGGCGGAGATGCAGCGGTCGCGGGTCAGGCGGAAGGCCCCCGTTCTCCAGGTGCTGACCCGCTACCGTCGCGAGGTTCTCGTCGCGATGGGCGCCCGCTTCGCCGAAAACGTCGCGTACTACCTCTTCACGGTTTTCGTGTTGACGTACGTGACCAGACAGGTGGGATTGCCGCGAAGTACCGCGCTGAACGCCGTACTCATCGCCTCGGCCGTCCAACTCGTCGCGATCCCGCTGCTGGGCGCGCTGTCCGACCGGATCGGCCGGCGACCGCTCTATCTCGCCGGGGCGGTCGGCGTCGGCCTCTGGGGGTTCGCGTTCTTCGCACTGATCGACACCGGGTCGTTCGCCGCGATCACCCTCGCCGTCACCGGCGGCCTTGTCCTGCACGCGATGATGTACGCGCCCCAGGCCGCCTACTTCGCCGAACTGTTCGGCACCAGCGTGCGCTACAGCGGCGCCTCGATCGGTTACCAGCTCGCGTCCGTCATCGCGGGCAGCCTGGCACCGATCATCGCGGTCGCCCTGCTCGCCCGCTACGGCTCGGGCACGCCGATCTCGATCTACCTGGCCGGCTCGGCGATCGTCACGATCGTCGCGGTGCTGCTGTCCCGCGAGACCAGACAGCGCGAGCTGTCCGCAGACATCGGCGTCGACCGCGTCGGGGCGCGCGGCGCGGGAGCCTGA